The genomic segment CGTATCCGGCGTACCGCTGTTCAGTTCGAAGGATAAGTTCGATTCCGGCTGCGGCTGGCCGAGCTTCGCGAAGCCGCTCGAATCGGGCGGCGTCCGCGAGGAAGAGGATCTCACGCACGGCATGGTCCGCACGGAGGTGCGCAGCCGCGAGGCCGATTCGCATCTCGGCCACGTGTTCAACGACGGTCCGCGCGAGCTCGGCGGCCTGCGCTATTGCATTAACTCCGCCGCGCTGCGCTTCATTCCCGTCGAGGACCTCGAGCAAGAGGGATACGGACGGTACAAGAGCCTGTTCGGCCAGGCTTAACCCGCCGCGTCTTTTATCGGACCGTTAAGCAGTTTTCGCTGCCTAACGGTTCTTTGTTTAGAAAATCTTTATAAATGCTTCAGCTTTACCAAATGTTTGACCGACTGGTTTTTTCTATACTGAATGGAAAACGGAAAAAGGGGGGGACCGGATGAACGCCGCTCAGATTCTGATCGCAGACGACGACCGGGAGATCGCGGACCTGATCGCCATCTATCTGCTGAACGAAGGCTACCGCGTGCTGAAGGCGGCGGACGGCCGCCAGGCCCTGTCGCTGATCCGGTCGGAATCGGTCCAGCTCGTCATCCTCGACGTGATGATGCCCGAGATGGACGGGCTCGAGGTGTGCCGCGCGGTGCGCGCCGACGATGCGGTGCCGATCTTGATGCTTAGCGCCAAGGCAGAGGATATGGACAAGATCATGGGGCTGATGACCGGTGCGGACGATTATATGGTCAAGCCGTTCAACCCGCTGGAGCTCGTCGCCCGGGTCAAGTCGCTGCTTCGCCGTACGTTCGGACTGAACGCCAGGCTGCGGCACAACCGCGAGGAGGACGACATCCAGATTCAGTCGCTGCGGATTAACAAGAAGACGCACACCGTCATGGCGGAGGACAAGCATATTAACCTGACCTCGACGGAGTTCGATATTTTGCATTTGCTGGCGAGCCATCCCGGGCAGGTGTTCAGCGCCGAGTCGATCTTCGAGGCGGTATGGAAGGACAAGTATCTGGAATCGAACAACACCGTCATGGTGCACATCAGCAACCTGCGGGACAAGCTGGAGCACGCGCTGGACGGCGCCAAGCCGATCCAGACGGTGTGGGGAGTTGGTTATAAAATTGAACCCTAATCCGCTGCTCGGCCTGCGATTTAAGCTGCTGATCCTGGTCGCGTTCAGTCTCGGGTTCGCGGGCGGTACTGCGATGCTGTTGTACGTCCTTGCCGTCCAATTCGATATTACGATTCTGAATGCGCTGGCATGGTGGTTTTACGAACGCTTTGGCAGGTCGATCACGCTCGCGCTCGCGATTCTCGGGCTGTTTATCGTCTATTTGTTCGTCTTCAGCCATGGCACCATCCGTTATCTGCTGCGGATCACGCAAGGGGTGGGCGAGATCGCCGAAGGAAAATTCGACAGCCGCATCCCCGTCCGGACGGGCGACGAGCTCGGCGTACTGGCGGATCGCATCAATCGCATGAGCGAGCAGCTTAAACGCGCTATCGAGGAAGAGCGGCGGACGGAGCGTGCCAAGACGGAACTCGTCACGAACGTCTCCCACGATCTTCGCACGCCGCTTACCTCGATCGTCGGCTATTTGGGACTGATCGAGCAGGACCGCTATCGCGACGAGGTCGAGCTGCGCCATTACACGGGCATCGCGTACGACAAGGCGCTCCGGCTGCAAGGATTGATCAGCGACCTGTTCGAATATACTCGCACGAGCGCCGGGCTGCCGCTTCGGCTCTCCCCGCTCAATCTGGTCGAGATGCTGGGGCAGCTGGCCGTCCAGTTCCGGCTTCAATTCGAGCAGGCGGGCGTCGAAGGCGTAACGATGCTCGCGGAGAAGGAGCTGATCGTGTCGGCGGACGGCGACAAGCTGGTGCGTGTGTTCGAAAATCTCGTCGACAACGCCATTCGGTACAGCAAGGAAGGCGGTAGAATCGAAATCAAGGCGCGGCGAGAAGGGACGGAGGCGGTGGCGGAGATCGTGAATTACGGCGAGCCCCTGCCGGCCTCGGCGATCCCGCTGCTGTTCGACCGATTCTACCGGATGGAGCAATCCCGTTCTCGACATACCGGCGGATCGGGCCTCGGGCTTGCCATCGCCAAAAATATCGTCGAGCTGCACGGCGGCAAGATCGCGGTCAGGAGCAGCGAGGCGGGCACGGTGTTCCAGGTGCGGCTGCCGCTCGCGACATAGTTTATCTTAACGATTTTTGCTGGAAGCGCCGGATCGATGCCGATCCGGTTTTTTGACGTCCGTTTTCTCCGAATTTCGATTTGCGCCGGTTTATTTTCGGCCTTTTGCTCCTATTCCTTCCCGGCATGCACAGAATTGAACGAATCGACGCAATTTGAAGTATACATAACCGCGCTGGGACGCTAGATTTAGGCTGCGGCGGTCGTGCAAATCGCATTGCGACGAGCGTTTCCGAACGCGAAGCGCGCAGCGAAAGTTGCTGGCCGCGAAGCACGCAGCATCGGTTCAGTTAAAGGAGTGCGCAGGATGAAGAAACTGAAAGTCGGAATTATCGGCGTGGGCGAGATCGCGCAAATCATTCATTTGCCGATTCTGCAATCGCTGCCGGAGCTCTACGAGATCGTCGCCTTGTGCGACATCTCTCAGCGGCTGTTGAACGTAATGGGGGAGAAGTACGGCGTCAAAAACTTATATGCAAACGCTGCGGATATGCTCGACCGGACCGCCATGGACGCTGTATTCGTGCTGAATAACATGGAGTACCACACCGAATGCGCGATTGCGGCGCTCCAAAGAAATATTCATGTATTCGTAGAAAAGCCGATGTGCGTGACTGAAGCGGAGGCCCGCGACATTATTCAGGCCCGCGACGCTTCGCAAGCGCAGGTGATGGTCGGCTACATGCGCAGATTCGCGCCGGCTTACCTGCGTGCGCTGGAGGAAGTGCGGGAGCTTGGGCCGATCAACTATGCGCGGGTCCGCGACATGATCGGGCCCAACGCGTACTTTACCGGCCAGTCCGGCACCCATGTGTACCGGTTCGACGATATCCCGGCCGAAGCGGCTAGGGACCGCAAGGAGCGAAACGCAAGATTGATGAAGGAAGCGATCGGCGAAGCCTCCGGCGAAGAATACGCCGCTTACGGTCTGCTGCTTGGTTTAAACAGCCACGATATATCCGCGATGCGGGAGATGCTCGGCATGCCCCTGCGCGTGAAGGCGGCCGCGTCCCGGCAAGGCGGCAGATTCAAAAACGCCATTCTGGAATACGACGGCTACGATGTCATGTTCGAGACCGGCGTCGACGGGCAGGGACGTTTCGATGCCCATATCGAGGTGTTCGGCGAGCAAAGATCGATTCTCGTTCAGTACGATACGCCCTACCTGCGTCAATTGCCGACGACGCTTCGGATCCGGGATACGATCGGGCATGCGCTGCAAGAGACGGTCATTCGTCCGACCTATAAGGACGCGTATACATGCGAGCTGGAACATTTCTATGAGGTGGCGGCCAACGGTTTGTCTCCCAAGACGACGCCGGAGGACTATGTACAGGATCTGGCGATTATCAAAATGATCATGGATGCGGTCAGGCGGGGGGCGTAGCAATGGTGCCGACAGGACGACCGGAAACGAAAAAGGCTCTCCGGCGGGTCACGCTGGAAATGAGTTTAAAGCCGTTTACGAGCATGGCGCTGCCTGCAATCGAAGCGGTATGCGAAGAAGCGATCCGGCAATGGCTG from the Cohnella hashimotonis genome contains:
- a CDS encoding sensor histidine kinase yields the protein MNPNPLLGLRFKLLILVAFSLGFAGGTAMLLYVLAVQFDITILNALAWWFYERFGRSITLALAILGLFIVYLFVFSHGTIRYLLRITQGVGEIAEGKFDSRIPVRTGDELGVLADRINRMSEQLKRAIEEERRTERAKTELVTNVSHDLRTPLTSIVGYLGLIEQDRYRDEVELRHYTGIAYDKALRLQGLISDLFEYTRTSAGLPLRLSPLNLVEMLGQLAVQFRLQFEQAGVEGVTMLAEKELIVSADGDKLVRVFENLVDNAIRYSKEGGRIEIKARREGTEAVAEIVNYGEPLPASAIPLLFDRFYRMEQSRSRHTGGSGLGLAIAKNIVELHGGKIAVRSSEAGTVFQVRLPLAT
- a CDS encoding response regulator transcription factor yields the protein MNAAQILIADDDREIADLIAIYLLNEGYRVLKAADGRQALSLIRSESVQLVILDVMMPEMDGLEVCRAVRADDAVPILMLSAKAEDMDKIMGLMTGADDYMVKPFNPLELVARVKSLLRRTFGLNARLRHNREEDDIQIQSLRINKKTHTVMAEDKHINLTSTEFDILHLLASHPGQVFSAESIFEAVWKDKYLESNNTVMVHISNLRDKLEHALDGAKPIQTVWGVGYKIEP
- a CDS encoding Gfo/Idh/MocA family protein, with the translated sequence MKKLKVGIIGVGEIAQIIHLPILQSLPELYEIVALCDISQRLLNVMGEKYGVKNLYANAADMLDRTAMDAVFVLNNMEYHTECAIAALQRNIHVFVEKPMCVTEAEARDIIQARDASQAQVMVGYMRRFAPAYLRALEEVRELGPINYARVRDMIGPNAYFTGQSGTHVYRFDDIPAEAARDRKERNARLMKEAIGEASGEEYAAYGLLLGLNSHDISAMREMLGMPLRVKAAASRQGGRFKNAILEYDGYDVMFETGVDGQGRFDAHIEVFGEQRSILVQYDTPYLRQLPTTLRIRDTIGHALQETVIRPTYKDAYTCELEHFYEVAANGLSPKTTPEDYVQDLAIIKMIMDAVRRGA